One window of the Peptacetobacter hiranonis genome contains the following:
- a CDS encoding DNA cytosine methyltransferase, with the protein MPYAVDLFCGAGGCSEGLIQAGFHILFSSDISEMVEVTYKNRHEQLGLIQGKNTWFERSDIRDLTGETIFKCIESLDIFKNQKIPEIDLLIGGPSCQGFSRAGRRDKSDPRNMLFGEYVRVVDEIKPKYIVLENVEGFADMQFMGYVGITGIAYPDGSVTPDILRRELNEIGYDTLEPRILNAADYGVPQRRNRIIFIGYKKGLKQPQYPEPTVAPENYVSLQEAIGDLITDEKQRDLVNKELSQYQIDSINGRTPGIDGKTIPSKKKLNIELSKQTDIVRERFSLFEPGETGTVLKKRIMEKGIDISDKPALINLCCEKLGMNKNSVIELFKKRGCSKEQVEILLTKKNIRQRFSPTQPSATVVTIADDYISPWEPRTFSVREMARCQSFDDSFEFLGKRTTGGLLRRKEIPQYTQVGNAVPPLLAKAIALEIKKVL; encoded by the coding sequence ATGCCATATGCTGTAGATTTATTTTGTGGTGCGGGGGGATGTTCTGAAGGGCTTATTCAAGCAGGATTTCATATTTTATTTAGTTCAGATATTAGTGAAATGGTAGAAGTTACATATAAAAATAGACATGAGCAACTCGGTTTAATTCAGGGCAAAAATACTTGGTTTGAACGTTCTGATATAAGAGATTTAACTGGAGAAACTATTTTTAAATGTATTGAAAGTCTTGATATTTTTAAGAATCAAAAAATACCAGAGATTGATTTACTAATAGGTGGACCTAGTTGTCAAGGTTTTTCAAGAGCTGGCAGAAGAGATAAATCTGATCCTAGAAATATGTTGTTTGGTGAATATGTCCGAGTTGTTGATGAAATAAAGCCAAAATATATTGTTTTAGAAAATGTAGAGGGTTTTGCAGATATGCAATTCATGGGATATGTTGGTATTACAGGAATAGCTTATCCAGATGGAAGTGTTACTCCAGATATTCTGAGAAGAGAGTTGAATGAAATAGGGTATGATACGTTAGAACCCAGAATTCTTAATGCTGCAGATTATGGTGTTCCACAAAGACGAAATAGAATTATTTTTATAGGATATAAAAAAGGTCTAAAACAACCACAGTATCCAGAACCTACAGTAGCTCCAGAGAACTATGTTTCTCTTCAAGAAGCTATTGGTGATTTAATAACTGATGAGAAACAAAGAGATTTAGTGAACAAAGAATTATCCCAGTATCAAATAGATAGCATTAATGGAAGAACACCAGGAATTGATGGTAAAACTATTCCATCAAAAAAAAAGTTGAATATAGAGTTGTCAAAGCAAACGGATATTGTAAGGGAAAGATTCAGTTTGTTTGAACCAGGTGAAACTGGAACAGTTTTAAAAAAAAGGATTATGGAAAAAGGTATTGATATATCCGACAAACCAGCGTTAATAAATCTTTGTTGTGAAAAATTAGGTATGAATAAGAATAGTGTTATAGAATTGTTTAAAAAAAGAGGTTGCTCTAAGGAACAGGTAGAAATTCTACTTACTAAAAAGAATATTAGACAGAGATTTTCTCCAACACAACCATCAGCTACAGTTGTAACGATTGCAGATGATTATATTAGTCCATGGGAACCAAGAACCTTTAGTGTTAGAGAAATGGCAAGATGTCAATCTTTTGATGATTCATTTGAATTTTTAGGAAAGCGTACAACTGGAGGATTATTACGAAGAAAAGAGATACCCCAATACACTCAAGTGGGCAATGCGGTACCACCATTGTTAGCTAAGGCAATAGCCTTAGAAATAAAAAAAGTATTATAA
- the rnr gene encoding ribonuclease R has translation MIPGLKEQLVGLINEPGYVPLKMEELAKIFDIHTSERPMFYNFIEELEQDGYVVRTKKNKIMSAEQAGLFVGKFVAHEKGFGFVESDEEFVQDLFIPADYVETAMHGDRVVAEVVKEATDERRAEGKILRIVKREITEVVGTFQKCDARFAFVVPDSKRLTKDVYVPKSGFNGATTGDKVVCKITLYPRAGKKPEGVITEVIGKKGDRYVEIDSIVRANNLPDDFPKKVQREAEQITAPTEADFEGRLDLRDWNIFTIDGDDAKDLDDAVSVEKLKNGNYKLGVHIADVSHYVTEGSKIDKEALKRATSVYLVDKVIPMLPKELSNGVCSLNRGEDKLALSVIMEIDKHGTVVDHDIRETVIDSKARMTYTEVSDILEKNDEKLCKTFAHLVDDFRTAEELARILMDKRDRRGAIDFNFPESKIVLDSEGIPVDIEPYERRIANRMIEEFMLVTNEIVAEHFYWLTMPFVYRIHENPSDEKMATLGKFISSFGYKVNNGKDEEVHPKALQTVLKKIAGKPEESAISAIMLRSLRQARYSPNCEGHFGLAAKFYCHFTSPIRRYPDLQIHRVIKEVINGRMDKKAKAHFEAVVSYASDHSSEQERAADVAEREVDDYYKAVYMEKRIGQEYDGTVSGVTNFGIFVELPSSVEGLVRLADMGDDYYNYDEENFCVLGERTKKMYKIGDSVRIKVVNVDIDRKEIDFKILKKY, from the coding sequence ATGATACCTGGATTAAAAGAACAATTAGTAGGTTTAATAAACGAACCTGGATATGTTCCACTAAAAATGGAAGAACTAGCAAAAATATTTGACATACACACATCAGAAAGACCAATGTTCTACAACTTCATAGAAGAATTAGAGCAGGATGGATATGTAGTTAGAACTAAAAAGAACAAAATAATGTCTGCAGAACAGGCAGGACTTTTTGTAGGAAAGTTTGTCGCACACGAAAAAGGATTTGGATTTGTTGAGTCAGATGAAGAATTTGTTCAGGACTTATTCATTCCAGCTGACTATGTAGAAACTGCAATGCATGGTGATAGAGTAGTTGCTGAGGTTGTAAAGGAAGCGACAGATGAAAGAAGAGCAGAAGGAAAAATACTTAGAATAGTTAAGAGAGAAATAACTGAGGTTGTAGGTACTTTCCAGAAATGCGATGCGAGATTTGCATTTGTCGTTCCAGATAGCAAAAGACTTACAAAAGACGTATACGTTCCAAAATCAGGATTTAACGGCGCAACTACTGGGGACAAAGTTGTCTGCAAGATAACTTTATACCCAAGAGCTGGCAAAAAACCTGAAGGTGTAATAACTGAGGTTATAGGGAAAAAGGGAGATAGATACGTTGAAATAGACTCTATTGTAAGGGCAAATAATCTACCTGATGATTTCCCTAAAAAAGTTCAGAGAGAGGCAGAACAGATAACTGCTCCAACAGAGGCTGATTTTGAAGGAAGACTTGATTTAAGAGATTGGAATATATTCACAATAGACGGTGACGATGCTAAGGATTTAGACGATGCTGTTTCTGTTGAAAAATTAAAAAATGGAAACTACAAACTTGGGGTACATATAGCAGATGTAAGCCATTATGTAACTGAGGGCAGCAAAATAGACAAAGAAGCACTAAAAAGAGCGACTTCAGTTTATCTAGTAGATAAGGTAATTCCAATGCTTCCAAAAGAATTATCTAATGGTGTCTGCAGTTTAAATCGGGGCGAGGATAAACTTGCACTTTCTGTAATAATGGAAATAGACAAACATGGTACAGTTGTGGACCACGATATTAGAGAAACTGTTATAGACTCAAAAGCGAGAATGACTTACACAGAAGTGTCTGATATTCTTGAAAAAAATGATGAAAAATTATGCAAAACATTTGCTCATTTAGTAGACGATTTTAGAACAGCTGAGGAATTAGCTAGAATCCTTATGGATAAAAGAGATAGAAGAGGAGCTATAGATTTCAACTTCCCAGAATCTAAGATAGTACTTGACTCAGAGGGAATTCCTGTTGATATAGAGCCTTACGAAAGAAGAATAGCAAACAGAATGATAGAAGAGTTTATGCTTGTTACAAATGAAATTGTTGCAGAACATTTCTACTGGTTAACAATGCCATTTGTCTACAGAATTCACGAAAACCCATCTGATGAAAAAATGGCTACTTTAGGAAAATTCATATCTAGCTTTGGATACAAAGTAAATAATGGAAAAGATGAAGAAGTCCATCCAAAAGCATTACAGACTGTTCTTAAAAAGATAGCTGGAAAACCAGAAGAAAGTGCAATAAGTGCGATAATGCTTAGATCTTTAAGACAGGCGAGATATTCTCCAAACTGTGAAGGTCACTTTGGACTAGCAGCTAAATTCTACTGCCACTTCACTTCTCCAATAAGAAGATATCCTGACCTTCAGATACACAGAGTTATAAAAGAAGTGATAAATGGAAGAATGGACAAAAAAGCAAAGGCTCACTTTGAAGCAGTTGTGTCTTATGCATCAGACCATTCATCTGAACAGGAAAGAGCAGCAGATGTTGCAGAAAGAGAAGTTGACGATTACTATAAAGCAGTATACATGGAAAAAAGAATTGGTCAGGAATATGACGGTACTGTTTCTGGAGTTACAAACTTCGGTATATTTGTAGAGCTACCTAGCAGCGTTGAAGGTCTTGTAAGACTTGCCGATATGGGAGATGATTACTACAATTACGACGAAGAAAACTTCTGTGTTCTTGGAGAAAGAACTAAGAAAATGTACAAAATCGGTGACTCTGTAAGAATAAAAGTAGTAAACGTAGATATAGATAGAAAAGAAATAGACTTCAAGATACTTAAAAAATATTAA
- a CDS encoding FAD-dependent oxidoreductase encodes MANYIPGTYEGAARGYRGKLVVNVTVTEDKISDIQIVKHKEVRGLAWDLPTSPIEVIPPQIIEFQSLNIPLVNGADLTSQAILDAVASALKEAGATDEDIEALKNVPYPLTEEAKDEILNVDIAVFGAGAGGLAAAIEAKEAGKNVVLIEKQGITGGSTARSGGKLLGCGTKWQKKQGIHDTVEDCYDYLMEVGNRRGDFMNPSKNRYLVDNLNDTLDWLCGMGYEVQDVEAIHVSLQPWRVHNSMGGGGQTNGQGGEITTPMTHHYVDKLNGEIIYNTALKELLTDETGRVVGAVCDKLDGSKLTVYAKDAVIITTGGYARNKEMCSRYPVAHYFSTAPKSNTGEGLVAAENIGAKNLVHPGVQVVYTSLTCGIGINDESGLIVNERGERVVNEWSYQYHVSDAIANSNSNCGWYITSGNEPYGGVQYGFKQALDGVSRDKVADSIEELAEKIHIDPKTLRATYDRYCELVEKGEDEDFGKPAKFLHPIEGPKFAALRLHPCVTVTFGGLETDLSSRVLDNNGDPIPGLFAAGEVAGTGMYGTEYPTCGTSIGGALFYGRIAGRMASGKSML; translated from the coding sequence ATGGCAAATTATATTCCAGGCACTTATGAAGGTGCTGCTCGTGGTTATCGAGGAAAATTAGTAGTTAATGTAACTGTAACTGAAGACAAAATATCTGATATTCAGATAGTTAAACACAAAGAAGTTCGTGGTCTTGCTTGGGATCTTCCAACATCTCCAATAGAAGTAATTCCACCACAGATTATAGAATTCCAATCACTTAATATACCTCTTGTTAATGGTGCAGACCTTACAAGTCAAGCTATATTAGACGCTGTAGCAAGTGCTTTAAAAGAAGCCGGTGCTACTGACGAGGATATCGAAGCTTTAAAAAATGTTCCATATCCTTTAACTGAGGAAGCAAAAGATGAGATATTAAATGTAGATATAGCTGTTTTTGGAGCTGGAGCAGGTGGTTTAGCTGCTGCAATTGAAGCTAAAGAGGCAGGCAAAAATGTTGTACTTATAGAAAAACAAGGGATCACAGGTGGTTCTACTGCTCGTTCAGGAGGAAAACTTCTTGGATGTGGTACAAAATGGCAGAAAAAACAGGGAATTCACGATACTGTAGAAGATTGTTACGACTATCTAATGGAAGTTGGTAATCGTCGTGGAGATTTCATGAACCCTTCTAAAAATAGATACTTAGTAGATAATTTAAATGATACTTTAGATTGGCTATGTGGTATGGGGTACGAGGTTCAGGACGTTGAAGCAATACACGTTTCACTTCAGCCTTGGCGTGTTCACAACAGTATGGGCGGTGGTGGACAGACAAATGGTCAAGGTGGAGAAATAACTACTCCAATGACTCACCACTATGTAGATAAGTTAAATGGAGAAATAATTTACAATACTGCTTTAAAAGAATTATTAACTGACGAAACTGGAAGAGTTGTCGGTGCTGTGTGCGATAAATTAGATGGCTCAAAATTAACTGTTTACGCAAAAGACGCTGTTATAATCACTACTGGAGGATATGCTAGAAACAAAGAAATGTGTTCAAGATATCCAGTTGCACACTACTTCTCTACTGCTCCAAAGAGCAATACTGGTGAAGGTCTAGTTGCTGCAGAAAATATAGGAGCTAAAAACCTAGTTCATCCAGGTGTTCAGGTTGTATATACTAGTTTAACTTGTGGAATAGGTATAAATGACGAATCTGGATTAATTGTTAATGAAAGAGGAGAGCGTGTTGTAAATGAATGGAGCTATCAGTACCACGTTTCAGACGCTATTGCAAATTCTAACAGCAACTGCGGTTGGTATATAACTAGTGGAAATGAGCCTTATGGTGGTGTTCAGTATGGATTTAAACAGGCTTTAGATGGTGTTAGCAGAGATAAAGTTGCAGATAGTATAGAAGAATTAGCTGAAAAAATCCATATAGATCCAAAAACTTTAAGAGCAACATATGATAGATATTGCGAATTAGTTGAAAAAGGTGAAGACGAAGATTTTGGTAAACCTGCTAAATTCCTTCATCCAATAGAAGGACCAAAATTTGCTGCACTTAGATTACATCCTTGTGTAACTGTTACTTTTGGTGGTCTTGAAACTGATTTATCTTCAAGAGTTTTAGATAATAATGGTGATCCAATACCAGGATTATTCGCAGCTGGAGAGGTTGCAGGAACTGGTATGTATGGAACAGAATATCCAACTTGTGGAACATCAATTGGTGGAGCACTATTCTATGGAAGAATTGCGGGAAGAATGGCTTCAGGAAAATCAATGTTATAA
- the gpmI gene encoding 2,3-bisphosphoglycerate-independent phosphoglycerate mutase, with product MKKPVALVIMDGYGYSKEHDGNAIYTAKTPNLDRLSTDYPCTLMRASGLDVGLPDGQMGNSEVGHTNIGAGRIVYQPLTRITKSIQDGDFFTNEVLCQAMENAKENALHIMGLLSDGGVHSHIEHLKGLLDMAAKKGVEKVYVHAFTDGRDTDPRSAIGYAKETLEAMKEAGVGEFATVSGRYYAMDRDNRWERVELAYNAMVKGEGNKSECILDAIEKSYADDINDEFIVPTVIEKDGKPVATIKENDSVIFFNFRPDRARQITKAIAVKDFDGFSREFFNTYFVCLTEYDAAINDDVNVAYKPETLVNTLGEYLAKNGKLQLRAAETEKYAHVTFFFNGGVEEPNEGEDRLLIPSPKVATYDLQPEMSANELLANVEEKLNEDKYDFIVVNFANPDMVGHTGSMDAAVKAVETVDKCVGELADKIIAKGGSLIITADHGNAELMTDPETGKTVTAHSTNPVPFIVAGEEFKGAKLLDDGRLSDIAPTVLDMMGMEQPKEMTGHTLIVR from the coding sequence ATGAAAAAACCAGTAGCATTAGTAATAATGGATGGATATGGATATTCTAAAGAACACGACGGAAATGCTATATACACAGCAAAAACTCCAAACTTAGATAGATTATCTACTGATTATCCATGCACTTTAATGAGAGCAAGTGGGCTAGATGTAGGTCTTCCTGATGGACAGATGGGTAACTCAGAAGTTGGTCATACAAACATAGGTGCAGGAAGAATAGTATACCAGCCACTTACAAGAATAACAAAATCAATACAGGACGGAGATTTCTTCACTAATGAAGTTCTTTGTCAGGCAATGGAAAACGCAAAAGAAAATGCACTACACATAATGGGATTATTATCTGATGGTGGAGTACATTCTCACATAGAACATTTAAAAGGTCTTTTAGACATGGCAGCTAAAAAAGGAGTAGAAAAAGTATATGTTCATGCATTTACAGATGGTAGAGATACTGATCCAAGAAGTGCAATAGGATATGCTAAAGAAACTCTTGAAGCTATGAAAGAAGCTGGTGTCGGTGAATTTGCAACAGTATCAGGAAGATACTATGCAATGGACAGAGATAACAGATGGGAAAGAGTAGAACTTGCATACAATGCAATGGTTAAAGGTGAAGGAAACAAATCAGAATGTATATTAGATGCTATAGAAAAATCTTACGCAGATGATATAAACGACGAATTTATAGTACCTACAGTAATCGAAAAAGATGGTAAACCTGTAGCTACAATAAAAGAAAATGATTCTGTAATATTCTTCAACTTCAGACCAGATAGAGCAAGACAGATAACAAAAGCAATAGCTGTTAAAGATTTTGATGGATTCTCTAGAGAATTCTTCAATACATATTTCGTATGCTTAACTGAATACGATGCAGCTATAAACGATGATGTTAATGTTGCGTACAAACCTGAAACTCTTGTAAATACACTAGGTGAATACCTAGCTAAAAACGGAAAACTTCAGTTAAGAGCAGCAGAAACAGAAAAATATGCTCACGTTACATTCTTCTTCAACGGTGGTGTAGAAGAACCTAACGAAGGAGAAGACAGATTATTAATCCCTTCTCCAAAAGTAGCAACTTACGATTTACAGCCAGAAATGTCTGCAAACGAACTACTTGCAAATGTAGAAGAAAAATTAAACGAAGATAAATACGACTTCATAGTTGTAAACTTCGCAAACCCAGACATGGTTGGACACACAGGAAGCATGGACGCAGCAGTAAAAGCTGTTGAAACTGTTGACAAATGTGTTGGAGAATTAGCTGATAAGATAATAGCAAAAGGTGGAAGCTTAATAATAACTGCTGACCACGGAAATGCTGAACTTATGACAGATCCTGAAACAGGAAAAACTGTAACAGCTCATTCAACAAATCCAGTTCCATTTATAGTAGCTGGAGAAGAATTTAAAGGAGCAAAACTTCTTGACGACGGAAGATTATCAGACATAGCTCCAACAGTACTTGACATGATGGGAATGGAACAGCCAAAAGAAATGACTGGTCACACTCTAATAGTTAGATAG
- a CDS encoding helix-turn-helix transcriptional regulator, with the protein MPESDYRKLLLIIGNNISIERKRQGLSKIKLVEKAEYYRVGLSRLEKGEQDIQLKTLLRISKALNVNPANLCTRSFERERSGYFEDDYLLIFADNIRNRLKKLNRLELSISSKGYGIDQTTISRILKGKIKNPRISTMNELAYAVSSDLSVLLKRNN; encoded by the coding sequence ATGCCAGAATCAGATTACAGAAAATTGTTATTAATAATTGGTAATAATATCAGTATCGAACGAAAGCGACAGGGATTGAGTAAAATAAAGCTAGTTGAAAAAGCAGAATATTACCGTGTTGGATTGAGTCGTTTAGAAAAAGGTGAACAGGATATACAGCTAAAAACTCTTTTAAGAATATCAAAAGCTTTAAATGTAAATCCAGCGAATTTATGTACAAGGTCCTTTGAAAGGGAAAGGTCAGGCTATTTTGAGGATGATTATTTGCTAATTTTTGCGGATAATATACGAAATCGTCTAAAAAAACTGAATAGATTGGAATTAAGTATTAGTAGCAAAGGCTACGGAATAGATCAAACAACTATAAGCAGAATTTTAAAAGGTAAAATAAAAAATCCGAGAATCTCAACAATGAATGAGCTAGCCTATGCTGTAAGTAGTGATCTCTCGGTGTTACTAAAAAGAAATAATTAA
- a CDS encoding AzlD domain-containing protein, whose product MSNMSILLVCLGMGAVTYAPRVLPLLLFAGKEMPNWLKEALKFVPVAMLSALIAKDVFFKDDALFMSLSNPKVLAFMILIPVAAKFKSIPISLVVGVGSILLFSTIL is encoded by the coding sequence ATGAGTAATATGTCGATATTATTAGTATGTCTTGGAATGGGTGCAGTAACTTATGCACCAAGAGTACTACCACTTCTTCTTTTCGCAGGCAAAGAAATGCCAAACTGGTTAAAAGAAGCTTTAAAATTCGTGCCTGTTGCAATGCTTAGTGCATTAATTGCAAAAGACGTATTTTTCAAGGACGATGCACTATTTATGAGCTTATCAAACCCAAAAGTACTTGCATTTATGATACTAATACCAGTGGCAGCAAAATTCAAATCTATACCTATATCATTAGTAGTAGGTGTAGGAAGTATATTACTTTTTTCAACAATATTATAA
- a CDS encoding MvaI/BcnI family restriction endonuclease, producing MIFIPYTDEKEEIMNIQKIQNSEYAIVRMTNTMMRKNNTDCNGFFRTMLKKMNIVDYEKLDHGKENGVMTQALFILPEYSKLIDMNFYIVNGKRGDRRWSFYGLSKCCREGEICEGDLIYFSTYEKVDGKKCLFIINLTRNTPSIDYISSQIGIDTVNQAFDMIKDDLKRIVQKNTFVPNVKGKGKESPKDVGETLEHEMKVETNNRKDGDIEGVLELKGKGSKSTKDTLLTLRPSFEGTYIEEVEPNDKHRVKVFPLIYGYDSEKHPKCKDLYITIGCQDAPQNKHGFYLVVDEVKNIVKLMGPGRKTKKDEMTAFWTFDALEEALNKKHRATLWITADKKVINDTVMYNYKRIEFSRSPKFSTFISLIKSGEVTYDWRGHTSTSEKYVGVNKGNAWRIKPRSRKELFGSLEVVEFE from the coding sequence ATGATATTTATACCCTATACAGATGAAAAAGAAGAAATAATGAATATACAGAAAATCCAGAATAGTGAATATGCTATTGTGCGTATGACAAATACCATGATGAGAAAAAATAATACAGACTGCAATGGCTTTTTTCGAACAATGTTGAAAAAAATGAATATTGTAGATTATGAAAAGTTAGATCACGGAAAAGAAAATGGTGTGATGACACAAGCATTATTTATATTACCTGAATATTCAAAATTAATTGATATGAATTTTTATATTGTCAATGGTAAACGAGGTGATAGAAGATGGTCTTTTTATGGTTTGTCGAAGTGTTGTCGTGAGGGTGAGATATGTGAGGGGGATTTAATATATTTTTCTACATATGAAAAAGTAGATGGTAAAAAGTGTTTATTTATAATCAATTTGACACGCAATACACCTAGTATTGATTATATTTCTAGTCAGATAGGTATTGATACAGTAAATCAGGCTTTTGATATGATAAAAGATGACTTAAAAAGAATTGTTCAAAAGAACACTTTTGTTCCTAATGTAAAAGGAAAGGGAAAGGAATCTCCCAAAGATGTTGGTGAGACATTAGAACATGAAATGAAAGTTGAAACTAATAACCGTAAAGACGGAGATATAGAAGGGGTTCTTGAACTTAAAGGAAAAGGTAGTAAATCAACTAAAGATACGTTACTTACATTGAGACCATCATTTGAAGGAACTTATATTGAAGAAGTGGAACCCAATGATAAACATAGAGTTAAGGTATTTCCTTTGATTTATGGATACGATTCAGAAAAACATCCTAAATGCAAAGATTTATATATTACTATAGGTTGTCAAGATGCGCCTCAGAATAAGCACGGATTTTATTTAGTTGTAGATGAAGTAAAAAATATTGTAAAGCTTATGGGACCTGGACGAAAGACTAAAAAAGATGAAATGACAGCATTCTGGACATTTGATGCATTAGAAGAGGCACTCAATAAAAAACATAGAGCAACTCTATGGATTACTGCAGATAAAAAAGTTATCAACGATACTGTGATGTATAATTACAAGCGTATTGAATTTTCTAGATCACCAAAATTTTCTACATTTATTTCACTGATTAAGAGTGGAGAAGTAACTTATGATTGGAGAGGTCATACATCAACTAGTGAGAAATATGTAGGTGTAAACAAGGGAAATGCTTGGAGAATAAAACCGAGATCTCGTAAAGAATTATTTGGATCTTTGGAAGTAGTTGAATTTGAATAA
- a CDS encoding ribonuclease R family protein — MISENGNLLKKLIKDGRPVSESSKENSKSIESEYLKNRLKISKFDVSEFGIDEEFDERITKEACRLSDERIEYEINKRVDLRDLKTFTIDGKNSKDLDDAISINKNFNGNYILGVHIADVSHYVREYSCIDKMARRRATSVYLNDRVIPMLPPEISNGICSLNQGEEKLTLSVFIEIDKHGITVNHWICESVIASHLRTNYDDVSDIIENKDKKLIEQYKDFIQDFEEADKLAQILRDRRIKRGALSFDTPEKRVILDENRIPIDLITEERRAANIIIEEFMIVANETVAKHFVNEEIPFIYRILENPHRNKNKVPSTFVTTYDLGLREIELDEITPLDIQRMINSVPNEGVEELLKCIVRKANRQARYSSSCTEHYTLATDCYCHFTSPIRRYPDLQIHRIIKDYLNGRMTEARRQHYGSFIEEVAEISTLKSRTADRAEREAENYYRKIYRAIQESYLMR; from the coding sequence ATGATTTCAGAAAATGGCAACCTACTAAAAAAATTAATAAAAGATGGAAGACCTGTATCAGAATCTTCTAAGGAAAATTCAAAATCTATAGAATCCGAGTATCTAAAAAATAGATTGAAAATATCTAAATTCGACGTGAGTGAATTTGGAATAGATGAAGAATTTGACGAGAGAATAACCAAAGAAGCGTGCAGGCTTTCAGATGAACGAATTGAATATGAGATAAATAAAAGAGTTGATTTGAGGGATTTAAAAACTTTTACAATAGATGGAAAAAATTCTAAGGATTTGGACGATGCAATAAGTATAAATAAGAATTTTAATGGGAATTATATTTTAGGCGTTCATATTGCAGATGTAAGCCATTATGTGAGAGAGTACAGCTGCATAGACAAAATGGCTAGAAGAAGAGCTACGTCTGTCTACCTTAATGATAGGGTAATTCCAATGCTTCCACCAGAGATTTCAAATGGAATATGTAGTTTAAATCAAGGTGAGGAGAAGCTGACTTTGTCAGTATTTATTGAAATTGATAAGCATGGGATAACTGTAAACCATTGGATCTGTGAAAGTGTGATAGCATCTCATCTAAGAACAAATTACGATGATGTATCAGATATTATAGAAAATAAAGATAAAAAGTTAATAGAGCAGTATAAAGATTTTATACAGGATTTTGAAGAGGCTGATAAATTAGCACAAATTTTGAGAGATAGAAGGATAAAAAGAGGTGCTTTGAGTTTTGATACTCCTGAGAAAAGAGTAATATTGGACGAAAATAGAATTCCAATTGACCTTATCACAGAAGAGAGAAGGGCTGCAAATATAATAATCGAGGAATTTATGATTGTTGCCAATGAAACTGTAGCAAAGCATTTTGTAAATGAGGAAATTCCTTTTATTTATCGAATCCTAGAAAATCCTCATAGAAATAAAAATAAAGTACCTTCTACATTCGTAACTACTTATGATTTAGGACTTAGAGAGATTGAATTAGATGAGATAACACCTTTAGACATTCAGAGAATGATAAACAGTGTTCCTAATGAAGGTGTTGAGGAACTTTTGAAGTGTATAGTTAGAAAGGCAAATAGACAGGCTAGATATTCTAGCTCTTGCACAGAGCATTACACTCTTGCTACAGACTGTTACTGTCACTTTACTTCACCTATCAGAAGATATCCAGATCTTCAAATACACAGGATAATTAAGGATTATTTGAATGGAAGAATGACAGAAGCTAGAAGACAGCACTATGGAAGCTTTATTGAAGAAGTGGCTGAAATAAGCACATTGAAATCGAGAACTGCTGACAGAGCTGAAAGAGAAGCAGAAAACTATTATAGAAAAATATATAGAGCAATTCAAGAATCATATCTAATGAGATAA
- the secG gene encoding preprotein translocase subunit SecG → MVNVLMALQVALGIALIIVIMPQENKTAMPSQYGAEGNQTYFKPKGKQAFLNKVTKVVSVLFFLNALALIIVTK, encoded by the coding sequence ATGGTTAATGTTTTAATGGCGTTACAGGTTGCACTTGGTATAGCTTTAATAATAGTTATAATGCCACAGGAAAATAAAACTGCTATGCCTTCTCAGTATGGAGCAGAAGGAAATCAGACATACTTCAAACCAAAGGGAAAACAGGCATTTTTAAACAAAGTAACTAAAGTAGTGTCAGTTTTATTCTTTTTAAATGCACTAGCATTAATTATAGTTACAAAATAG